AAAATACAGCTTATTGCCCACACGGATCTTACGGGCAGGATCAACAATAACATCCCACAAACGGTTTTGCTTGTTCAACTCACGCAGCAGGAATACCTCAATTTTTGCCCCTGTTTTCTCCTTACGGCCATACAACCTCGCCGGAAATACCTTGGTATTGTTCACAATCATAACATCCTTGTCGTTGAAATAACCCAGGATATCCTTGAAAACCTTGTGCTCAATTTTTCCGGTATTACGGTGAACCACCATTAAACGGGACTCATCTCTTGTCTTGCTTGGGTGCTGTGCGATCAGATTTAAGGGAAGATCGAATTTGAACTGTGATAGTTTCATATTACGGTATGAATAAATTTTTTTAGAGGTGCAAAGTTATCGATTATTATCAATATCTTCAAAATATGAATATTATTAATAATAATCAATTATTTACATATTACATTCCTTTAGGTATGGCAGAAATCAGCTGTTGGGTATAGGCATTCTGCGGATGATGATATATTTCATCGGCCGGGCCCTGTTCCACGATGCGCCCCTTTTGCATCACCATCATCCGGTCACTGATAAAACGCACTACTGAAAGGTCGTGCGAGATAAAGATGCTGGTAAATCCCAGCTCCTCCCTCAGACGTATCAGCAAATTCAGCACCTGTGCCTGTACACTCACATCCAAAGCGGCTACCGATTCATCACAGATGATGAAAGACGGCTCCACTGCCAGTGCACGGGCGATCACCACCCTTTGCCGCTGCCCTCCGGAAAACTCGTGGGGATAACGGTGATAATGACTGGGCTGCAGGTTCACTTTTTCCAGCAATTCCAGCACTTTTTGCTGCTGCATCCGCTCGGTTCCATGCAACCCATGCACCTGCATCGGCTCCAATATTGCTGCGCCGATCGTTTTCCTCGGATTCAGCGAAGCATACGGATCCTGGAAGATCAGCTGCATGTCTTTCCTCAACTCACGCATGCCGGATGCTGACAAACTTCTTATATCCTGCCCTTTATAAACAATACTTCCGCCTGTTGGTTCTATCAACCGCAATAAAGATCTTCCCAGGGTGGTTTTACCACATCCCGATTCCCCTACCAAGCCAAGTGTTTCCCCTGAGCGTACCGAAAAACTCACATCATCTACAGCTTTGGCCCATTTTATTACTTTGCCGGTAATACTCCTTTTCACCGGAAACCAGGTGCGGAGTCCTTCTACTTCCAGTAGTGGCGGAGCCGCCAGCAATTGCTGTCTTCGTTGCTCCAGGCCTGCATCCGGAATGATCAGGGATTGGAGTACCTCACTGATAGCACCGGCTTTTTCGTATATCTGTCCATGTGAGTCTGTTTCCATGAAGTCGCCGATCACCGGTAATCTTACCAAACGCTTATTCAATGGAGGGCGACAGGCCAGCAGGCCTTTCGTGTAAGGATGTTGCGGATTTCGAAACACCTCTCCTACCTGTCCTTCTTCCACAATATTCCCCTTATACATTACCACTACCCTGTCGGCCACTTCTGCTACCACTCCCAGGTCGTGCGTAATAAAGATCACGCTCATATTCATCTGTTGCTGCAGCTCCCTTAACAGCTCTAATATTGCCTTCTGAACAGTTACATCCAATGCGGTAGTAGGTTCATCTGCAATGAGCAGGTGCGGGCGGCAGGAGATGGCCATCGCAATCATTACCCGTTGTTTCTGACCACCGGAAAGTTCATGCGGATAGCGGCCCATGATAGTTGCAGGGTCCGGGAGTTTCACCTGTTCAAACAAATCCCTGACCTGTTCCCTGGCGGTTGACCGGGGAACCCGCTGATGCAGGCAAATAGCCTCCATCACCTGATCTCCGCAGGTGTGCAGCGGATTCAGGGCAGTCATGGGTTCCTGAAAAATCATTGCTATTTCATTGCCGCGGTAGCTACGCATCGTAGCATCCGACAGCTGCAGAAGGTTAACGGGCTGGTCTGCCGCTTCATAAAGTATGCGGCCGCCGGAAATGATGCCAGGCAGTTCAATTAGCCG
The genomic region above belongs to Chitinophaga sp. 180180018-3 and contains:
- a CDS encoding ABC transporter ATP-binding protein; translation: MHSTRVEIQDLEVTFQSGETSTTAVNHISLAISKGEVVGVVGESGSGKSVTALSLMRLIELPGIISGGRILYEAADQPVNLLQLSDATMRSYRGNEIAMIFQEPMTALNPLHTCGDQVMEAICLHQRVPRSTAREQVRDLFEQVKLPDPATIMGRYPHELSGGQKQRVMIAMAISCRPHLLIADEPTTALDVTVQKAILELLRELQQQMNMSVIFITHDLGVVAEVADRVVVMYKGNIVEEGQVGEVFRNPQHPYTKGLLACRPPLNKRLVRLPVIGDFMETDSHGQIYEKAGAISEVLQSLIIPDAGLEQRRQQLLAAPPLLEVEGLRTWFPVKRSITGKVIKWAKAVDDVSFSVRSGETLGLVGESGCGKTTLGRSLLRLIEPTGGSIVYKGQDIRSLSASGMRELRKDMQLIFQDPYASLNPRKTIGAAILEPMQVHGLHGTERMQQQKVLELLEKVNLQPSHYHRYPHEFSGGQRQRVVIARALAVEPSFIICDESVAALDVSVQAQVLNLLIRLREELGFTSIFISHDLSVVRFISDRMMVMQKGRIVEQGPADEIYHHPQNAYTQQLISAIPKGM